Proteins co-encoded in one Leishmania panamensis strain MHOM/PA/94/PSC-1 chromosome 22 sequence genomic window:
- a CDS encoding hypothetical protein (TriTrypDB/GeneDB-style sysID: LpmP.22.0290) → MGDSSALTCSVKEANFSGVSPLREGHDKDNFVYSAGPALLSGALQAILFNPIDRALYVRVKFRRRRFLDRQNFEHPFQGIVNAVVYRTLVGASYIFWQDSMRIAIERSAPAVCLPETSPQLNSMLIGLSAGSINGFTLNALQAVKFRMWNTNERGVSFLRTATYMYREGGVFIFFRGCFTTMVRDSIFGVVYETARRASAWKHFFDPQVGVLRFPFSTPSPQLPAGAIACVASASSIPRGDISASAPAPLLDHRKVNEAVSARRDAMVPDFAQKCGICDFISNLVAAVLASILSSPFNYVRSIVYGTPAGAIPLGYISLLKSFYTQLFYTYRHGKSYTDRHGVPELGETEHPCSAPASSSTTTTAAERLWRHGGSVGIGAEVEESVQQTARRSNSLGSRLAAQMRTWVVLHHHHPKAAWMWANSRLNIGWGSLRVGVGMAMGQSLFYLAQEYARSDPH, encoded by the coding sequence ATGGGGGACTCATCGGCTCTCACGTGTTCTGTCAAGGAAGCCAACTTCAGTGGTGTCAGCCCCCTACGCGAAGGGCACGACAAAGATAATTTTGTTTACTCGGCTGGGCCAGCTCTTCTTAGTGGCGCGTTGCAGGCAATCCTCTTCAACCCAATTGACCGCGCCCTCTATGTGCGGGTTAAGTttcggcgtcgccgctttCTCGATAGGCAGAATTTCGAGCACCCTTTCCAAGGGATCGTGAACGCTGTCGTCTACCGCACACTCGTGGGGGCATCCTACATATTCTGGCAGGACAGCATGCGGATCGCAATTGAGCGCTCTGCTCCGGCTGTGTGTCTGCCAGAGACGTCTCCACAGCTGAATTCGATGTTGATTGGACTCTCCGCCGGCTCCATTAACGGATTCACCCTCAACGCGCTACAGGCAGTGAAGTTCCGAATGTGGAACACAAACGAGCGTGGCGTCTCCTTCCTGAGGACTGCTACCTACATGTATAGGGAAGGCGgtgtttttatttttttccGCGGCTGTTTTACGACGATGGTGCGGGACAGCATCTTTGGTGTCGTCTACGAGACAGCGCGGCGGGCCTCTGCATGGAAGCACTTTTTTGATCCCCAAGTAGGCGTCTTGCGCTTTCCTTTTAGCACACCGTCGCCACAGCTGCCGGCAGGAGCGATCGCGTGTGTTGCGAGCGCCTCTAGCATCCCTAGAGGAGACATTAGCGCGtcggcaccggcacctcTGTTAGACCATCGGAAAGTGAATGAGGCGGTTAGCGCTCGACGCGATGCGATGGTGCCGGACTTCGCACAAAAGTGTGGCATATGCGACTTCATCTCAAACTTGGTTGCGGCAGTTCTCGCCTCTATTCTGAGTTCACCTTTCAACTATGTCCGCTCCATCGTGTACGGTACCCCAGCTGGTGCCATCCCACTCGGCTACATTTCGCTGCTCAAGTCGTTCTACACGCAGCTCTTTTACACGTACCGACACGGAAAGAGCTACACAGATCGGCACGGGGTGCCGGAGCTGGGCGAGACGGAGCACCCGTGCTCAGCACCCGCTTCCTCCAGCACTACGACTACGGCGGCAGAGCGCCTTTGGCGGCATGGCGGCAGTGTCGGGATCGGtgctgaggtggaggagagcgtgCAGCAAACCGCGCGCCGATCGAACTCGTTGGGGTCGCGCCTTGCCGCACAGATGCGCACATGGGTGGTGTTGCATCACCATCACCCGAAAGCAGCCTGGATGTGGGCGAACAGTCGACTCAACATTGGCTGGGGATCTCTTCGCGTCGGGGTTGGCATGGCGATGGGACAGAGCCTCTTTTATCTTGCCCAAGAGTATGCCCGCAGCGACCCACATTAA
- a CDS encoding hypothetical protein (TriTrypDB/GeneDB-style sysID: LpmP.22.0260), which translates to MNLSIKQESFRIETMMSSLRKECVNLCCRDLYRDAELTKDEVHCIDRCSWRYLHTNKIISNSLDRKIQGGGKKLM; encoded by the coding sequence ATGAACTTGAGTATCAAGCAAGAGTCCTTCCGTATAGAGACAATGATGAGCTCCCTGCGGAAGGAGTGTGTTAACTTGTGCTGCAGGGACCTCTACAGGGATGCAGAGCTTACCAAGGACGAGGTGCACTGTATTGATCGCTGTTCATGGCGTTACTTGCACACAAACAAGATCATCTCCAACTCACTAGACCGCAAGAttcaaggaggaggcaagaAGCTGATGTGA
- a CDS encoding hypothetical protein (TriTrypDB/GeneDB-style sysID: LpmP.22.0300) codes for MTPKPKTGSKASPTPVEAERGCGEDHATAPVVEAAEVATERAPTAGAAEPAAPVPVVGSTTEMYSQLQGILSVDGNLVNHYLPQVLQLVQAAESAETPILLRVKFLEFVGQHVTAVRDNNALRKIVTSLVKIVGGADNTPQLLTAAVQAFAGLGPVSVVDKNWEYLAREGADVLMQVMVDRDAFPESVCQAASKSLDSLTSSAFRSVLAKLLHWLSLDREEDDEVQVQKERHMALTRLTRLVMAPSYRKHWTEETQLYAEPLLQRVLSTVDAREFAQLARVTAHLPINHDKGNLPLLDWYVKTHRLSDDRHVEAVAIIGRFVASSVEYDLYPALEAAGITSRDIDASSNRSVDVAKVVLLASRIATAEAAEKLYPYVYGQVVSMMSDMRGTLTAANLITVEVFLFAAVALARKRSAEALQQLNDTSFNASATAAAQAAADMYKQVVFAVKKAAQSKEADATDANAVASLNNIKTITEAFAAKRLPLGEIKESWMRATNSIPVAKRNREDSHGTMPPVLGVQSLSRAAKKCSTSQKAPDRKRAREDHKSHNSDRLSRRGGRR; via the coding sequence ATGACCCCCAAGCCGAAGACAGGGTCGAAGGCGTCCCCTACcccggtggaggcggagcgtgGCTGCGGCGAGGACCACGCGACGGCGCCGGTCgtggaggcagcagaggtggcaaCAGAGAGGGCTCCCACGGCAGGTGCGGCGGAGCCAGCCGCTCCTGTGCCAGTTGTCGGTTCGACAACAGAGATGTACAGCCAGCTGCAGGGGATTCTGTCTGTGGATGGTAACCTGGTGAACCACTACCTTCCACAGGTACTACAGCTTGTACAGGCGGCGGAGTCTGCCGAAACGCCAATCCTGCTGAGGGTAAAGTTTCTGGAGTTTGTTGGACAGCACGTGACCGCTGTGCGTGACAACAATGCGCTACGCAAGATCGTGACATCCCTCGTGAAGATCGTTGGCGGAGCTGATAACACACCGCAGTTGCTTacggctgctgtgcaggcgTTCGCCGGCCTGGGTCCCGTCTCGGTGGTTGATAAGAACTGGGAGTACCTGGCTCGTGAGGGAGCGGATGTGCTCATGCAGGTGATGGTTGACCGGGACGCGTTTCCAGAAAGCGTTTGTCAGGCTGCATCCAAGTCACTGGACTCGCTGACGAGCAGCGCGTTTCGCTCTGTGCTGGCAAAGCTGTTGCACTGGCTGAGTCTCGATcgcgaggaagacgacgaggTGCAGGTCCAGAAGGAGCGGCACATGGCGCTGACGCGCCTGACGCGCCTCGTCATGGCGCCCAGCTACCGCAAGCACTGGACAGAGGAGACGCAGCTTTAtgccgagccgctgctgcagcgtgtgctAAGCACTGTTGACGCTCGCGAGTTCGCTCAGCTGGCGCGTGTGACGGCGCACCTACCGATCAACCACGACAAGGGCaacctcccccttctcgaCTGGTACGTGAAGACTCACAGGCTGAGCGACGACCGCCACGTTGAGGCCGTTGCCATCATTGGTCGCTTTGTTGCCAGCTCTGTCGAGTACGACCTGTACCCAGCCCTGGAGGCGGCAGGCATCACGTCCCGTGATATTGACGCCTCGAGTAACAGAAGTGTTGACGTGgcgaaggtggtgctgcttgCCAGTCGCATCGCCACGGCCGAGGCGGCCGAGAAGCTGTACCCCTACGTCTACGGTCAAGTGGTGTCGATGATGTCTGACATGCGTGGCACCCTCACCGCGGCAAACCTCATCACGGTTGAGGTCTTCCTGTTCGCCGCGGTGGCTCTGGCGCGCAAGCGGTCTgctgaggcgctgcagcagctgaacgATACCTCCTTCAACGCGAGCGCTACCGCGGCCgcacaggcagcagctgacatGTACAAACAGGTCGTGTTCGcagtgaagaaggcggcACAGAGCAAGGAGGCGGACGCCACAGACGCGAACGCCGTGGCTAGTCTGAACAACATCAAAACGATCACCGAGGCCTTCGCTGCTAAGCGCCTCCCTCTGGGAGAGATCAAAGAAAGCTGGATGCGCGCCACGAACAGCATCCCTGTTGCGAAGCGCAACCGCGAGGATTCACATGGCACCATGCCTCCAGTTCTCGGTGTGCAGTCCCTCTCACGGGCAGCAAAGAAGTGCAGCACTAGCCAGAAGGCGCCGGACCGCAAGCGGGCGCGCGAGGACCACAAAAGTCACAATAGTGATCGCCTATCGCGACGTGGTGGCCGCCGCTAA
- a CDS encoding translocon-associated protein (TRAP) alpha subunit, putative (TriTrypDB/GeneDB-style sysID: LpmP.22.0250), which produces MRLSCTPRKVFLLTFVALLIASVALAEENDVNEFTSDEADAMYTASDAGAGSAAYVSRVLFLNASSQSFPSFPAGSKVNVAVAFQNNDNEASQVVFLMNGLLQPPHQYHIVLQNFSVVRQAREVKKSETVSMHYTFRPEPHLEPGEYNLVIGLYVQNSATNQTYFITSFNSSIMVEDPLGTDPRTVLTYFTLLSIFGGIAYIVGSKMGIVKMIKAMAHSKSSTGSGAHHMEMGTGSTGYDPAYINAEHQRYRDEVLRKKSTDAHSRRASGSPKKRK; this is translated from the coding sequence ATGAGGCTCTCCTGTACACCGCGTAAGGTGTTTCTTCTCACTtttgtggcgctgctgatcgCGAGTGTCGCTCTGGCGGAGGAGAATGACGTAAATGAATTCACCAGCGATGAGGCGGATGCCATGTATACGGCGTCGGACGCGGGCGCGGGCAGTGCAGCGTACGTGAGTCGCGTCCTGTTCCTTAACGCGTCGTCGCAgtctttcccttccttccctgcTGGCTCGAAGGTAAACGTAGCGGTGGCCTTTCAAAACAATGACAACGAAGCCTCGCAGGTGGTGTTCCTTATGAATGGCCTCCTGCAGCCCCCGCACCAGTACCACATTGTCCTTCAAAACTTTTCCGTGGTGCGCCAGGCGCGCGAGGTGAAGAAGTCGGAGACGGTGAGCATGCATTATACCTTCAGGCCGGAACCCCACCTCGAGCCCGGAGAGTACAACTTGGTGATCGGCCTCTACGTCCAGAACTCAGCAACGAACCAGACGTACTTTATCACATCTTTCAACTCCTCAATCATGGTTGAAGACCCCCTCGGCACGGATCCTCGCACCGTCCTCACGTACTTCACCTTGCTCTCCATATTTGGCGGCATCGCGTACATTGTGGGTAGCAAGATGGGCATTGTGAAGATGATTAAGGCGATGGCGCACtcgaagagcagcaccggcagcggtgcacatCACATGGAGATGGGCACCGGAAGCACCGGCTATGACCCGGCATACATCAACGCTGAGCACCAACGCTACCGTGATGAGGTGCTGCGTAAGAAGTCGACTGATGCTCACTCTCGTCGCGCGTCCGGGTcgccaaagaaaaggaagtgA
- a CDS encoding hypothetical protein (TriTrypDB/GeneDB-style sysID: LpmP.22.0280): MMSRRLYSTKRTLDFPTVDNQFVCYLRSLLRSTGPLPISKMASMIGDEHLERLGREGGGLAQFIRRHPEAFCEVQLPGCVHVAMASEACLPFRTPDQKTLGLRVIGLLAIAQHMSGTHVATSLGFVTSTPTINDLCKALRCWALVTPMQLTRFLRQHEEVFWCHPIAQHVRLRCVKPLSTPPSSPQQVGPDRASSSMKNSRLQLWLSTVVPSQYHVPLSYLMDSVVMTNMSVSLFDCEAPSLRDFRVAFQQLPPQFVDVRAFGDSPMAVFVRLLRPEPLLLQVGVPSYTFDTPAPEIAASRYDPTLLGRKLTEALQQGAAEDRLKHLRLVKGLHLAHLRDFVPAHLVREIEVFYGLVEGGDLRVSVLLLDRLRHLWEVQLESSQVRPWAFLPSSDQPSSLTLETSPVPRVMVRLQRILADKGAQLPTDLYAELPGDLQAALLRIYGAFKEAGESWNAAVPSAPLQSPDPATVVDAISSFVHTHSLFFIKQGDVILTPRLAAEEQRRPMRSDGAPLEGRCPEESPYVGKPLGPTSVSRRLAKREGEMSEDELARFLHDAIPAGQPVIVDALRTTLQNERFRRGLTSEQARRFVRREFFERHKGYFKLHEYFAYDKLVVGRAKDPPPPPHVLQPRITRIEQVIKFMALLSSQSATDGALTRALPREGRMLVKAVGSVTDIAEQLPMWFLAQRDKNNCSSSLIRYIGPLAECEARSAWALKPPPAGVLTRKVPNDPFADIGSEEVDGKPSGWNKEWDEDEHDRGESQEASVSPMPRASTR; this comes from the coding sequence ATGATGTCGCGCCGCCTTTATTCTACAAAGCGAACTCTTGACTTCCCAACCGTCGACAATCAGTTTGTCTGTTATCTTCGCTCGTTACTTCGGTCGACAGGGCCGTTGCCCATCTCGAAGATGGCGAGTATGATCGGTGATGAGCACCTTGAGCGTCTTGGCAGGGAGGGCGGCGGGCTCGCTCAGTTCATACGACGGCACCCCGAGGCGTTTTgcgaggtgcagctgcccgGTTGTGTGCACGTAGCCATGGCCAGTGAGGCATGCTTGCCGTTCCGTACACCCGATCAGAAGACTCTCGGCCTCCGCGTCATTGGACTGCTAGCCATCGCACAGCACATGAGTGGCACCCATGTGGCCACCTCACTCGGCTTCGTCACGTCGACGCCGACAATAAACGACCTCTGCAAAGCGCTGCGGTGTTGGGCACTTGTCACCCCCATGCAGCTCACGAGGTTCTTGCGCCAGCACGAAGAGGTGTTTTGGTGTCATCCAATTGCACAGCacgtgcggctgcggtgtgTGAAGCCCCTCTCGACGCCGCCATCGTCACCACAGCAGGTGGGGCCAGACCGCGCTTCGTCGAGTATGAAGAACAGCCGGCTTCAGCTGTGGCTCAGCACGGTGGTGCCATCGCAGTACCACGTGCCGCTATCCTACCTAATGGACTCAGTTGTCATGACCAACATGTCGGTGAGCTTATTCGATTGCGAAGCGCCATCGCTGCGGGATTTTCGAGTCGCCTTCCAGCAGTTGCCACCACAGTTCGTCGACGTGCGTGCCTTCGGCGACTCACCGATGGCCGTCTTTGTCCGGCTGCTGCGTccagagccgctgctgctgcaggtcggAGTGCCATCGTACACGTTCGATACCCCAGCACCCGAGATCGCCGCTAGTCGCTATGACCCCACGCTATTGGGCCGGAAACTCACCGAGGCCTTGCAGCAAGGAGCAGCCGAAGATCGCCTGAAGCACCTAAGGCTGGTTAAGGGTCTCCATCTGGCGCACTTGCGCGACTTTGTGCCAGCGCACCTGGTACGCGAAATTGAGGTGTTCTACGGCCTCGTCGAGGGGGGAGATCTTCGGGTTAGCGTCCTTCTCCTCGACCGACTACGACACTTGTgggaggtgcagctggagTCCTCCCAAGTACGGCCATGGGCCTTCTTGCCGTCATCGGATCAGCCCTCTTCGCTGACATTAGAGACGTCACCGGTGCCGCGGGTGATGGTGCGCTTGCAGCGGATTTTAGCAGACAAAGGCGCTCAGCTTCCCACTGACCTCTACGCGGAGCTTCCCGGCGACTTGCAGGCAGCACTGCTCCGCATCTATGGAGCGTTCAAGGAGGCGGGTGAGTCGTGGaatgcagcggtgccgtctGCGCCGCTACAGTCGCCCGATCCGGCGACTGTCGTTGATGCGATTTCCTCCTTTGTTCACACCCActcgctctttttcatcAAGCAGGGCGATGTCATCCTCACtcctcgcctcgccgccgagGAGCAACGAAGGCCGATGAGGTCTGATGGGGCCCCCTTGGAGGGGAGGTGTCCTGAGGAGAGCCCCTACGTTGGGAAACCGCTCGGCCCCACATCGGTTTCTCGACGGTTGGCGAAACGGGAGGGAGAAATGTCCGAGGACGAACTGGCGCGGTTTCTCCACGACGCCATCCCCGCTGGGCAGCCTGTAATAGTCGACGCTCTGCGCACCACCCTGCAAAACGAGCGTTTTCGACGTGGCCTGACGTCTGAGCAGGCGCGCCGCTTTGTCCGCCGCGAGTTCTTCGAGCGGCACAAGGGGTACTTTAAGTTGCACGAGTATTTTGCCTATGACAAGCTGGTTGTTGGCCGCGCAAAGgatccaccgccaccgccgcacgtGTTGCAGCCACGAATAACTAGGATTGAGCAGGTTATTAAGTTTATGGCCCTCTTGTCGTCGCAGTCGGCAACCGACGGTGCGCTGACCCGTGCACTGCCGCGTGAAGGCCGCATGTTAGTCAAGGCTGTTGGGAGTGTCACTGATATTGCTGAGCAGCTGCCAATGTGGTTCCTCGCACAGCGAGACAAGAACAactgctcttcctccctcattCGCTACATTGGGCCTCTAGCGGAATGTGAGGCGCGATCGGCATGGGCGCTGAAGCCTCCCCCAGCCGGTGTACTGACGCGCAAGGTACCCAATGACCCATTTGCCGATATTGGGTCGGAGGAAGTGGATGGCAAGCCTTCTGGGTGGAATAAGGAGTGggacgaggacgagcacGACAGAGGGGAGAGCCAGGAGGCAAGCGTGTCCCCAATGCCGCGAGCCTCGACGCGATAG
- a CDS encoding hypothetical protein (TriTrypDB/GeneDB-style sysID: LpmP.22.0270) produces MRRSVYYMGRSLTRRHLNACNSPLATGFVRPNAFSSTMHGLAASPLCGLGFIGGGGAVIGANGALVASSETALSQLLTSIIAQGKPVSALATVVCIQNISSCVCACVRVLLGLTLKMFSPFLTTRGDTTVTLYAPSLKRDEPQ; encoded by the coding sequence ATGCGGCGTTCTGTGTATTATATGGGGCGCAGCCTCACACGGCGGCACCTGAACGCCTGCAACAGCCCGCTGGCGACCGGCTTTGTGCGGCCTAATGCGTTCTCCAGCACAATGCATGGGCttgcggcgtcgccgctgtgcgGCCTCGGCTTcatcggtggtggcggcgctgttaTTGGCGCAAACGGCGCTCTAGTCGCATCCTCAGAGACGGCGCTGAGTCAGCTCCTGACATCCATCATTGCGCAAGGTAAGCCCGTCTCTGCGCTGGCCACTGTCGTTTGCATCCAAAATATATCAAgttgtgtctgtgcatgcgTAAGAGTATTACTCGGATTGACTCTAAAGATGTTCTCGCCTTTCTTGACCACGCGTGGCGATACAACAGTGACTCTGTATGCCCCTTCATTGAAGAGAGACGAACCGCAGTGA